The proteins below are encoded in one region of Centropristis striata isolate RG_2023a ecotype Rhode Island chromosome 12, C.striata_1.0, whole genome shotgun sequence:
- the fhdc2 gene encoding FH2 domain-containing protein 1 yields MLINLTVAIKESRAFHGTQPALPAVAPDSVEVTAMESRPVLVAPPPPPLAPPPPPPPPPPPPPPPTSSSPFSRTDSARRSRLRKLNWERIPKEKVEGRKSVWSGAAPGEDEFPIDLHSLDELFGQKDSKPQDRTSTLRRRSALLRCRSPQDSTEEISLLDSKRSMNIGIFLRQFKMPAKEIVEDIRRGAGDRYGAEKLTELCKLLPDTEEESRLRRFSGERSWLGEPDLFLLLLVEVPSFRLRLDAMILQQEFDPAVTSLCVAARCLREAARELLSCPELHSILRLVLKAGNYMNAGGYSGNAAGFRISSLLKLADTKANKPGMNLLHFVAMEAVKKDQSLLSFPSQIGHVGSASRLSEESVLEDLSKLKSRVVALSANIQTETEIQQHTQPFLEVAEERLKEAEDEVEGMRMSSQALVEFFCEDDSTFKLEEACRVFNSFCLRFQRAVQENAERELKEQKRLARQREIGEKRRSLAVCTGLDVSLTREPQSQENQDELEKLLEKNLSYTWSRRSLRSSESRRHSHHPHNDLSTLKSFPELGSSPTSTSYHSNSSSDHETTAGLCSSPDTDGACSPIDQEPVLLRGSRSRAADRSMEAVLDSHIAIFNQHERGFSIKQHGPESISYVLQKQSKAGLKKEAEISHENMVLMTTESLPSPSTNAAAIPTDKSALCVKHQTPTHRHRFGLPVTDSTRPVQSKSNGSGVDESAPPSLHSILSHSDNRSGSLRYQRSDSQSQSSVKAPEKVQSQPQVRETSTANTSATMHSTDAGLTKHTDAEVAATPLEENWRPSSLPEFSQSQPEEYSDLPSLERDTAKPYSRVGETLECHTLVKGLRSYDALSPPTSPLPRPAPSLCSKWRKEREGDLRVGTTPGSPTSKEETRTVKVPVRSGIGAKRGLVSRAGPSNSTGIPRVRSKTEPSNGAPTPANPVTPSRLSSPRSVSMRTSPVPRPAAVQAEVKRSNSTRERTVSETQSAGKPTLTRRTSDRSVAEKVSGSTQQAFVRGAPLRVSKRLAPHSETQVPSQPRTTHSPSSSTAKTIRTAVISAAQNKTAKTTSTSTTSSKIPTASRIPGPKMPRAAAAPPLWR; encoded by the exons ATGCTCATCAACCTGACTGTGGCCATCAAGGAGTCTCGTGCCTTTCATGGAACACAGCCTGCCCTCCCCGCCGTTGCCCCTGACTCTGTGGAAGTGACAGCCATGGAGTCGCGCCCAGTGCTAGTCGCTCCTCCACCGCCTCCCCTagcacctccaccacctccacccccTCCTCCGCCACCCCCACCTCCACCGACTTCCTCCTCGCCTTTTAGCCGGACCGACAGTGCCCGTCGGAGCCGGCTGAGGAAGCTGAACTGGGAGCGCATCCCCAAAGAGAAGGTGGAGGGGAGGAAGAGTGTGTGGAGCGGGGCAGCCCCGGGAGAGGACGAGTTCCCCATAGACCTCCATTCACTGGATGAACTGTTTGGACAGAAGGACAGTAAGCCTCAGGACAGAACCAGCACCCTGAGACGGCGGTCTGCTCTGCTGCGCTGCAGGTCCCCCCAGGACAGCACGGAAGAG ATTTCCCTGTTGGACTCCAAACGCAGTATGAACATTGGAATATTTCTACGCCAGTTCAAGAT GCCAGCTAAGGAGATAGTTGAGGATATCAGGCGTGGTGCTGGAGACCGTTACGGAGCAGAGAAGCTCACAGAACTCTGCAAATTGCTGCCTGACACTGAGGAG GAGTCCCGCCTGAGGAGGTTCAGTGGGGAGCGGAGCTGGCTGGGAGAGCCGGATCTtttcctgctgctgttggtGGAAGTCCCCAG TTTTCGGCTGCGTTTGGATGCCATGATCCTGCAACAAGAGTTTGACCCTGCTGTGACCTCTCTGTGTGTGGCAGCCAGATGTCTGAGGGAGGCGGCCAGAG AACTGCTGAGCTGTCCTGAGTTACACTCCATCCTTCGTTTGGTGCTGAAAGCAGGAAACTACATGAACGCT GGTGGATATTCGGGGAATGCCGCTGGATTTCGAATTTCATCGCTGCTCAAACTGGCTGACACCAAAGCCAACAAGCCGGGCATGAACCTGCTGCATTTTGTAGCAATG GAAGCTGTGAAAAAGGACCAGAGTTTACTGTCATTTCCCAGCCAAATAGGCCATGTTGGCTCCGCCTCCAG gttgTCTGAGGAGTCTGTGCTAGAGGATTTATCAAAGTTAAAAAGCAGAGTGGTGGCACTTAGCGCAAACATCCAGACTGAGACGGAGATTCAGCAGCATACACAACCTTTCCTAGAG GTGGCTGAGGAGCGTCTGAAGGAGGCAGAGGATGAGGTAGAGGGAATGAGGATGTCTAGTCAGGCTCTGGTGGAGTTCTTCTGTGAAGATGACAGCACATTCAAACTGGAGGAGGCTTGCAGGGTCTTCAATTCGTTTTGCCTTCGCTTCCAAAGAGCTGTCCAG GAGAATGCAGAGCGAGAGCTGAAGGAGCAGAAACGTCTGGCGCGTCAACGTGAGATAGGGGAAAAGCGCCGATCTCTGGCGGTTTGTACGGGGCTGGATGTCAGCCTCACCAGAGAGCCCCAGAGTCAGGAGAACCAAGATGAGCTGGAGAAACTGCTGGAGAAGAACTTGAGCTACACTTGGAGTCGACGTAGCCTGAGAAGCTCTGAGTCCCGCAGACACTCCCATCACCCCCACAATGACTTATCCACGCTTAAGAGCTTCCCTGAGCTGGGCAGCAGCCCCACATCCACTAGTTATCACTCCAACAGCTCCTCTGACCATGAGACCACCGCTGGGCTTTGCAGCTCCCCAGACACTGACGGAGCGTGTTCCCCAATTGACCAAGAACCTGTTCTGCTTAGAGGGAGCAGGTCTCGGGCAGCTGACCGGAGCATGGAAGCAGTGCTGGACTCGCACATTGCCATATTTAATCAGCATGAACGCGGCTTCTCGATCAAGCAGCACGGGCCTGAAAGCATTTCTTATGTGCTGCAAAAACAATCGAAAGCAGGACTTAAAAAAGAAGCTGAGATATCACATGAAAACATGGTATTGATGACCACTGAATCTTTACCCAGTCCCTCTACAAATGCTGCTGCTATCCCCACTGATAAATCTGCCCTTTGTGTTAAACACCAGACCCCCACTCACAGGCATAGGTTTGGCCTGCCAGTGACAGACAGTACTCGCCCTGTTCAGAGTAAATCTAATGGCTCTGGTGTGGATGAGTCTGCACCTCCCTCTCTTCATTCAATACTTTCTCACAGTGACAACAGGTCTGGGTCGTTAAGGTACCAGAGATCTGACAGCCAATCACAATCATCTGTAAAAGCTCCAGAGAAGGTCCAGTCACAACCACAGGTGAGAGAGACGTCCACTGCGAATACAAGTGCTACGATGCATTCGACTGATGCAGGTTTAACAAAGCACACTGATGCGGAAGTGGCAGCCACACCTCTGGAGGAGAACTGGAGGCCCTCCAGTTTACCTGagttcagccaatcacagccagAGGAGTACTCCGACCTGCCGAGTCTTGAGAGGGACACGGCAAAGCCTTACTCACGTGTGGGTGAAACACTGGAGTGCCACACCCTGGTGAAAGGTCTTCGATCATATGATGCCTTGTCACCCCCAACCTCCCCACTCCCACGACCCGCACCGAGCCTCTGCTCCAAGtggaggaaagagagggagggtgaCCTCCGAGTGGGGACGACTCCAGGGTCTCCTACATCAAAGGAGGAGACTCGAACCGTGAAGGTCCCTGTGCGTAGTGGAATAGGGGCCAAAAGGGGACTTGTGTCACGTGCGGGACCTTCCAATAGTACAGGCATTCCCAGGGTGCGCTCCAAAACTGAGCCTTCAAACGGAGCTCCAACCCCCGCTAACCCAGTCACTCCGAGCCGGCTGTCTAGTCCTCGAAGCGTATCCATGCGCACGTCTCCTGTCCCACGGCCTGCTGCTGTTCAGGCAGAGGTGAAACGCAGTAACAGCACACGGGAGAGGACTGTCAGTGAGACACAGAGTGCAGGGAAGCCCACCTTAACCCGCAGGACCTCAGACAGGTCCGTAGCAGAGAAGGTCTCAGGCAGCACCCAGCAGGCCTTCGTCAGAGGAGCTCCTCTTCGTGTTTCGAAAAGACTCGCCCCACACTCTGAGACTCAGGTACCATCCCAGCCTCGCACCACCCAcagcccctcctcctccacggCAAAGACCATACGCACGGCTGTCATATCTGCTGCCCAAAATAAAACTGCCAAGACAACAAGCACAAGCACCACAAGCTCTAAAATCCCAACAGCTTCACGGATACCTGGTCCTAAAATGCCTCgcgctgctgcagctccaccacTGTGGAGGTGA